From the Trichocoleus desertorum ATA4-8-CV12 genome, one window contains:
- a CDS encoding nicotinate-nucleotide adenylyltransferase, whose protein sequence is MTHPFSLSLPMLKIALFGTSADPPTAGHQAILSWLSQHFDYVAVWASDNPFKSHQTPLEHRSAMLRLLIQDIEPPRHNISLQPELSSPRTLITVDQARKQWPDADLTLTIGADLVAQLPTWYRIEDLLQQVKLLVIPRPGYPLKDNDLAELRRLGAKVAIADLTGPAISSTAYREAGQSEALSPTVEAYIHQEQLYACQDTAPKRVQIR, encoded by the coding sequence ATGACTCACCCATTTTCCTTGTCACTCCCTATGCTAAAAATTGCTCTCTTTGGCACTAGTGCTGACCCACCGACCGCTGGGCATCAAGCGATCTTAAGCTGGTTATCTCAACACTTTGACTACGTCGCGGTGTGGGCTTCTGATAATCCTTTCAAATCTCATCAAACGCCTCTAGAGCATCGAAGCGCTATGCTGCGGCTGTTGATTCAGGATATTGAACCGCCACGGCACAATATTAGTTTGCAGCCAGAACTTAGCAGCCCTCGGACCTTGATCACCGTAGACCAGGCACGTAAGCAATGGCCTGATGCAGATCTCACCCTCACGATCGGGGCAGATTTAGTGGCTCAATTGCCTACTTGGTATCGAATAGAAGACTTACTGCAACAAGTCAAGCTTTTGGTTATTCCACGGCCAGGTTACCCTCTAAAGGATAATGATTTGGCGGAATTAAGGCGGCTGGGTGCAAAAGTTGCGATCGCTGACTTAACTGGCCCTGCCATTTCCTCCACCGCCTACCGCGAAGCAGGCCAATCAGAAGCATTATCCCCAACCGTTGAAGCCTATATTCATCAAGAGCAATTGTACGCATGCCAGGACACCGCCCCAAAAAGAGTGCAGATCCGGTAA
- a CDS encoding nicotinate phosphoribosyltransferase, with protein sequence MANLELTLQPEDYSLLTDLYQLTMTACYTGEGIEQRRASFELTVRRLPENFGYLVAMGLAQALEYLEQLKFSATQIAALQASGIFSQAPDRFWSLLETARFTGDVWAVPEGTVVFANEPLLRIEAPLWQAQIVETYLLNVLNYQTLIATRAARIRDAAGQQAVLLEFGTRRAFGPQAALWAARAALAAGLDATSNVLAAFQLGRQPAGTMAHSLVMALAAVQGSEIEAFTAFHRYFPGAPLLIDTYNTIAAADQLAQQVKAGTMTLEGVRIDSGDLLALSQQVRSRLPGVPIFASGDLDEWKIAELRAAGACIDGYGVGTRLVTGEPVNGVYKLVELDGLPVMKEASGKLTYPGRKQIFRRFEHGQIQGDRLGLITEVSQHEQPLLQPVFKQGERLQPPESLEAIAERTATAVASLPAELRRLDRPSPSPVEISAHLLELTDKTRHA encoded by the coding sequence GTGGCCAATTTAGAGCTGACGCTACAGCCAGAAGACTATAGTTTGCTGACCGATCTCTATCAGCTCACCATGACCGCCTGCTATACCGGGGAAGGTATTGAGCAGCGTCGGGCTAGTTTTGAGCTAACCGTGCGACGCTTACCAGAGAATTTTGGCTATCTAGTGGCGATGGGTTTGGCTCAAGCACTGGAGTACTTAGAACAACTCAAATTTAGTGCAACGCAAATTGCAGCTCTACAAGCCAGTGGCATTTTTAGCCAAGCCCCCGATCGCTTCTGGAGCTTGCTAGAAACGGCTCGCTTTACCGGAGATGTTTGGGCCGTTCCAGAAGGGACTGTTGTCTTCGCCAACGAACCGCTGTTAAGAATCGAAGCACCTTTGTGGCAAGCCCAAATTGTAGAAACCTATCTACTCAATGTGCTGAACTACCAAACGCTCATTGCTACCCGCGCCGCCCGAATCCGAGATGCAGCGGGTCAGCAAGCCGTGTTGCTAGAGTTTGGCACTCGTCGCGCTTTTGGCCCCCAGGCCGCACTCTGGGCCGCAAGAGCCGCTTTAGCTGCTGGCTTAGATGCCACCTCCAATGTGCTGGCAGCTTTCCAGCTCGGTCGTCAGCCCGCCGGGACGATGGCTCACTCTTTAGTGATGGCTTTAGCTGCCGTCCAAGGAAGTGAAATCGAAGCGTTTACCGCCTTTCACCGCTACTTCCCGGGGGCTCCTCTGCTAATCGACACCTACAACACGATCGCCGCTGCCGATCAACTCGCTCAGCAAGTCAAAGCTGGCACCATGACCCTGGAAGGAGTAAGAATTGATTCTGGCGATTTGCTGGCGCTCTCTCAGCAAGTGCGATCGCGGCTTCCAGGCGTGCCCATTTTTGCCAGTGGGGATCTAGACGAGTGGAAAATTGCAGAACTGCGGGCCGCAGGCGCTTGCATCGATGGCTACGGTGTAGGCACCCGATTAGTCACTGGAGAGCCTGTCAATGGCGTGTATAAGTTAGTCGAACTGGATGGTCTCCCTGTCATGAAAGAGGCTAGCGGTAAGCTAACTTATCCAGGGCGTAAGCAAATTTTTCGCCGCTTTGAACACGGACAAATCCAGGGCGATCGCTTAGGGTTGATTACAGAAGTTTCTCAGCACGAGCAACCATTGCTACAACCAGTCTTTAAGCAAGGGGAGCGCTTACAGCCACCCGAATCCTTAGAGGCGATCGCTGAACGCACAGCCACAGCAGTGGCTAGTTTGCCCGCAGAGCTACGTCGCCTCGATCGCCCATCCCCGTCCCCTGTGGAAATTTCCGCTCATCTCCTAGAACTAACAGACAAAACCCGCCACGCCTAA